The Pseudomonas viciae genomic interval GAATTTGGCTTCGGCGAATGCCATGATCAGTGGTTTGGCGTTTGATCTGGATGGCTCGCGACGGCGTGTTGCGTTGGGGATTTTGCAGGTGATTGAGGTGAGTGAGCTGTTGGCGAATCGGGCGTTGGATATTGTTGAGGTGAGGTAGCGACTCAGTTACAGCGGTGTAAGAAAAAGGTCTTGTCTAACAAGGCCTTTTTCAAAAATGCCCGCGTTCGTCATTCGAGGCAGACGATTTGAATGATGCGGTTATCACCATGAATGGTTGTGTGAGTCCACTCTTCTATGGTCTTTATCTGCTGTGGTGACAGGTCGTAGACAAAGCAAAAATCTTCAGGCTTTGTCCAACCCATAAGTGCAGCCAATGAGTCCATGTATATGCTTGGGACTTCCACGGTCTGTATTAGCTCTTCGGTAGTCTGGTCAAAAATTTCAACGACGGGCTTCATTTTTCTACTTTCCTTGTCAGATCGGCGGGTTTGGTTTGTTCCCCAGTTATTGGATCGAACTCACCAAGGTGTTGACCTTGTTTTGTGTATAGCTCTACAGCGCCATGCTGTGAGTCCCATTCATAAATCTTGCCTTTACGATCCTTCCATCTTCGCCGTTTAACACCGCCGCCACGTACAAACGTTTTGGATGGAGCAATCTTGGCTTCTGGAAACGCTGGAAGCAGCGACGGGGGCTTGTAGTACTTATGATCCCCAGGAACACTCAAGACCACATAAACCGGCCGAACCCCCGAATCCGCCGGAAACACCAGAATGAAATCCCTGTACTCCGGCGGATAGATCGGG includes:
- a CDS encoding DUF7683 domain-containing protein — encoded protein: MKPVVEIFDQTTEELIQTVEVPSIYMDSLAALMGWTKPEDFCFVYDLSPQQIKTIEEWTHTTIHGDNRIIQIVCLE